CCGCCCCGTCGAACGCGCCGTTCGCGCTCGACGTCGAGCGCTCGGGCCTTCGCACCGCGCCGTCGAGCCCGCAGGAGGTCCCGCTCGCGATCGAGGCCGTGCAGCGCGACGGCGCGCTCGATATCCACTTCGGCTTCCATCCCGACGAGCTCGACGAGGCCGCGTTGTCGCGGCTGCTCCGCCGCGTCGACGCCCTCCTCGAGGAGCTCGTCACGTTACTGCGCGAGCGTGATCACGCCGAAGCGACGCCGTCCGACTACGGCGCTCGCGACGTCGAGCTCGACGAGCTCACCGAGATTCAGTCCGCGCTCCACGGCATCGAGCTCTGAGCGCACACGCGCCGTCGACACCGAAAGCCCCAGCGATGAGCGAACGAGCACGCATCCAGAAGATCGTCCCGCTGACCCCCATGCAGGAGGGCCTCTATCTCGAGTCTCTCCGCAGGCCGGGCGACTCCTCCTACGTCGTCCAGCTCCGGCTCGCGTGCGAGGGCGAGCTCGACACCGGCCTGTTCCGAGCCGCGCTCTCCGACGTCGCGCGCGAGATCGAGGTGCTCCGTACCGTGTTCCTCGTGCAGGGAAAGCTGCGCCAGATTGTGCTCGAGCAGCGCTCCTTGCCGTGCGCGTTCGAGGATCTCTCGGAGCTCGACGAGCCTGCGCGCGAGGCACGCATCGCGGAGGCGATCGCGGCGGAGCGCCGCGAGGGTTTCGACCTCGCGCGCAAGCCTCTCCTCCGTTTCCGGGTCTTCCGGACCGGACCGCGCCAGCACGAGATCCTCTCGACCAACCACCACGTGATCCTCGACGGCTGGAGCATGGGCCTGCTCTGGGGCGAGATCCTCGCGTGCTACGAGGCGCGCGCGCAGGGGCGCTCGCCGGCGCCGACGTCGACGCTTCCCTTCAGTCGCTTCGTCGAGTGGTTGGGCTCGCGATCGAGCGAGGACGCGCGCGCGTACTGGAAGCGCGAGCTCGCGGACCGACCGGAGAACCGCACGTGGCCGCGGCGCGCGTCGACCGGCTACGTTCGCGCGCAACGAACGCTGCGCATCGATCCCGATCGCACGGCCGCGCTTCGTGCGTTCGCTTCGTCGTCGGGCGCGACAGTGAGCTCCGTCGTGCTCGCCGCGTGGACGCTCGTGCTGCGCGCGCACGCGGACTCCGACGACGTTACCGTCGGTGCCGTCGTCTCCGGGCGCGCCGTCGACTTCGAAGGTGCGGCCCAGGTCGTCGGGCTCTGCATCCAGACCGTTCCCGTCCGCGTGAGCGCGCCCGAGACTACGCCGATCCGCGAGCTCGTGCGGCGCGTGCACCAGAAGGTCGCCCTCGCGCAGCGCCACGGACACGTCCCTCTCGCGGAGATCCAGGCGATCGCGGGCAGCGATCGCGGTCCGCTTTTCGATCACCTGTTCGTGTTCGAGAACTATCCGCTGCCCGAGGCCCTCGAAGCGCGCGAAGGCGCGAACGACCCGCGGCGCGTTCGGATCTCGTACCGCGAGTCGGTCGAGCAGCCGCACTACGACCTCAACCTCATCTGCATGGACCAGGGCGGTCTCGAGGTGCGCTTCCTCTATGACGCATCGTCGCTCGACGCCGAGCTCGTCGCGCAGCTCGAGCGTCAGCTCGAGCTCGTGCTCGCTCGGTTCGCCGCCGTGCACCACGGCACGCTGGGCGACGCGTACCCGCTGGCGGAGGACGAGCGCCTCTTCCTCGTCGACACGCTCAACGCGACCTCGTCGCCGTATCCTCGCGACGCCACGATCGATGCGCTCGTCGAGGCGCGCGCTGCGGAGCGCCCGGACGCGATCGCCGTGACGCTGGGCGCGCACGCGCTCACCTACCGCGAGCTCGTCGCGCGCAGTCACGCGGTCGCGGCGATGATCGCCGACTCGCCCCGCGCGCCGGTCGCGCTGCTGGTCGAGACCGATTCCGACGTGATCGCGGTCCTGCTCGGGATCCTCCGTGCCGGGCGAGCGTACCTGCCGATCGATCCCGACTATCCGGCCGAGCGCATCGGCCTCCTGCTGCGCGACGCGGGCGTTCGCGTCGCGATTGCCGCGCGCCGTTTCCTTCCTGTGCTCGCGGCCGCGGGCTTCGACGGCGCGGTGCACGTCCTCGAGGACGCGGTGACGTGCGCGGGCTCGCCCACGCTGCGCGCGCACGGCGCCACCGACGACGCGTACGTGCTCTACACGTCGGGGTCGACCGGCACGCCCAAGGGCTGCGTCGTTACGCACCGCAACGTCGTCCGCTTGATCACCGGGCTCGAGTACGCGCCGCTCGGTCCGGGCGACACGCTCCTGCAGACCGGCGCGCTCGCGTTCGACGCGAGCACCCTCGAGATCTGGGGGGCGCTCGCGAACGGCGCGACGCTCGCGCTCGCGTCGCGAGACGCGCTGCTGTCTGCGGCGTCGCTTCGCGCGCGCATCGTCGAGACCGGGGCGAGCACGCTCTGGTTGACGTCGCCGCTCTTCAACAAGCTCGTCGACGACGACCCGGCGATCTTTCCCGGCGTGCGCCGTCTGCTGGTCGGCGGCGACGTGGTCTCCCCGCGCCACGTCGCGCGCGCGATGGCCGCGAACCCTGGTCTCGTGGTCGTCAACGGATACGGACCCACCGAGAACACCACGTTCTCCACCGTCCACGTTCTCGATCACTGCGACGGCGAGAGCTCGATCCCGATCGGCCGCCCGATCCGCCAGAGCACGGCATACGTCGTCGATCGGCTCGGCCGTCCGTGTCCGATCGGCGTGCCCGGCGAGCTCTGGGTCGGCGGCGACGGAGTCGCGCGCGGCTATCTCTCGCGCCCCGAGCTGACGGGGGCGCGGTTCGTGCCCGATCCGTTCGCGAAGGCGGCGACCGCGTACCGGACCGGTGATCTCGCGCGCGTGCGGCCGGACGGTGCGATCGAGTTCCTCGGGCGGGTCGATCACCAGGTGAAGATCCGCGGGCTGCGCATCGAGCTCGGTGAGGTCGAGCGCCACCTCGCGGCGATCCCCGATCTCGACGAGGTGCACGTCGCCGCGCGCGGCGATCGCGCCGACACGAAGGTGCTCTGCGCCTGGTACACCAGCCGCCGCGGCGTGATCCCGTCGAGCGTGCGCGAAGCGCTCCGCGCGACGCTTCCGGCGTGGGCGATCCCCACGCACCTCGTGCGTGTCGACGTCATGCCGTTAACCCGCAACGGCAAGATCGACGAGCGCGCGCTGCCCGAGCCGGGCAGCGTCTCGAGCGGCGTGACGACGGTCGCTCCTTCGACGCCGACCGAGGCCGTCTTGCTGGCGCTCTGGAAGGAGGTGCTCGGCGTCACGCACGATGACATCGGCATCGAGGACGACTTCTTCGATCACGGCGGACACTCCCTCCGCATCGTCGATCTGCACGCGAAGATCACGCGCCGCTTCGGCGTCGTGCTCCCGATCGCGGCGCTCTTCGAAGCGCGCACCGTTCGCACGCTCGCGTCGCGGGTCGACATCGCGCGCAGCGAGGCGTGGTCCGCGATCGAGCCCCTCGCCGATCGGCACGCCGCGGTGCCGCTCTCGCCGGCGCAGCGGCGAATGTTCATTGTCGACCGCCTCTCCCATGGGTCGACGGCGTACAACGTCACCGGCGGCCTCCGCATCGAAGGCATCGAGATCACGCGCGAGCAGATCCAGCGTGTCGTCGACACGCTCCTGGTGCGCCACGAGGCGCTCCGCACGGCGCTGGTGATCGAGGACGGTGTGCCGGTGCAGCGCGTCGTCGAGGGCGTACGCGCCGTGGTGGAGTACGACGAGTGCTCCGAGGAGCGCGTCGAGGACGAACTTCGCGCGATGGTGCGCCCGTTCGATCTCGGCCGGCCTCCGCTCGTCCGCTGGAAGCTACTGCGCGTCGGAGAGCGCCGCTTCGTCCTGTTGAGCGACGCGCATCACGCGGTGCTCGACGGCTGGTCGGTCAGCGTCCTCGCGCGCGAGATCCTCGCGATGCTCGGCGGTCACGAGCTCCCGGCGGCACCGGTCCAGTACCGCGACTTCGCGGCCTGGCAGCACCGCGCGATCGAGCGCGGCGAGCTCGCCGCACAGGAGCGCGCGTGGATCGAGGAGCTTTCGGGCGAGCTGCCGGCGCTCGATCTCCCGACGGACCGCCCGCGCCCGCGCGAGCGCAGCTTCCGCGGCGCGACGCATCGGTTCGTCATCCCGCCCGAGCTCGCCACCGCGCTCCGCGCGCTTGCGCGGCGCGATGGCTCGACGCTCTTCATGACGCTGCTTGCGGTGTTCGATGCGCTTCTCGTGCGTACCTCGGGTCAGTCCGAGGTCGTCGTCGGGATCCCGGTAGCGGCCCGCACGCATTCCGACGTCCGCGCCACGGTCGGCGCGTTCGTTAACATGCTACCGATCCGCACCGCGCTCGGCGAGGGCGCGACCTTCGCGGAGCTCCTGTCGACCGTGCGCGCGAAGTGCCTCGCGGCGTACGACCGACAGGACACGCCGTTCGAGACGCTCGTCGAGCGCCTGACGCTCCCGAAGGACGGCGCGCGCAACCCGGTGTTCGATGCGGTCTTCACGCTGCAGGCGCCCTTCGGCGAGGTGTCGGACGGAACGATCCGCATCGGCGAGGTCGAGCTCGACTCCACCACCGCGAAATTCGATCTCACGATGATCGCGCGCGAGCGCGGCGCGACGATCGACATCGCGATCGAGTACTCGACCGACCTGTTCCGTGGCGATCGGATCGAGCGCATGGCGTCGCACTTCCTGACGCTCGCAGAAGCGGCGTGCGCGTTCCCCGAGACGCCCGTCGATCGACTACCGATGCTCACCGCGGGCGAGCGACGCCTCGTCGTCGAGACGTGGAACGATCGTCGTGACGCGCGCTACCCCAGCGACCGCACGGCGCACGCGATCTTCGAGGAGCGCGCGCGCCGGCGCCCGAGCCACCCTGCGCTGCGTTTCGAGGGCCGCACGACGACGTACGGCGAACTCGACGCACAGGCGAACCGCATCGCGCGGGCGCTCGCGGATCGTGGCGTGCGCCGCGGCGACGTGGTGGCACTGCTCGTCGGGCGATCGCCGCGCATGATCGCGGCGATCCTCGCGGTCGCGAAGGCGGGCGCGGCCTACGTGCCGCTCGACCCGACGAGCCCGCGCAAGCGCCTCGAGTACATGCTCGTCGACAGCGGCGCGCGCATCCTCGTGACCGAGTCGGACCTCGGCGATCGCGTCTCGTTCGGCAAGCGCTTGCTGCTCGACGTGCCGGGCTGGGAGATGCTCGACGCGACACCGCCCGATGTCGGCGCGCACGCGACCGACCTGCTGCAGGTGATGTACACGTCGGGCTCGACCGGGAAGCCGAAGGGCGTCCTGCTCCCGCACCGCGGCATCATCCGGACAGCGCTGAACCGCAGCTATCTGGAGATCGATCCCGACGATCGCCTGCTGCAGCTCTCGAACTACGTGTTCGACGGCTCCACGTTCGACATCTTCGGCGCGCTCCTGAACGGCGCGACGCTGGTGCTCGTCCCCGAGCACGTCCTTAAGGACGTCGATCGCGTCGGCGAGCTCGTGCGCGAGGAGCGCGTCACGAAATTCCTCGCGACAACCGCGCTCTTCAACCTGCTGGTCGAGCGCGCGCGGCCCGATCTCGAAGGCGTGCGCGCGATCCTGTTCGGTGGACAGGCAGTGTCGGCGGCGCACGTGCAGAGGGCGTTCGACGCGCTCGGCCCAGGGCGCCTCGTACACATGTACGGCCCGTCCGAGACCTCGGTGTACGCGACGCACCATCGCGTCGATGTGATCGACGAGACGCTCGGCACGATCCCGATCGGCGTCCCGCTCGATCACACGCGCGTGTACGTCGTCGATCGCCACCTCGCGCCGCAGCCGATCGGCGTCGCGGGCGAGATCGTGGTCGGCGGCGACGCTCTCGCGCTCGGCTACCTGAATCGACCCGAGCTCACCGAGGCTGCGTTCGTCGCGGACCCGTTCGTGCCGCGCGGCGTTCTCTATCGTACCGGCGACATCGGGTGCTGGCTGCCCGACGGCACGCTGCGATTCCTCGGCCGGCGCGACCACCAGGTGAAGATCCGCGGCTTGCGTGTCGAGACTGGTGAGATCGAGACGCGCCTCCTCGACCATCCGGCGATGCGCGCCGCGCACGTTGCGGTGCGCGACGACGTTCTCGGCAACAAGAGCCTGGTCGCATATGTCGTGTGCGAGCGCGCAGTGCCCTCGGGCGATCTCCGATCGTTCCTCGCGGAGGAGCTGCCCGACTACATGATTCCGGCGGCGTTCGTCGCGCTGCCGGAGCTCCCGCTCACGCGCAACGGCAAGATCGACGACTCGCGGCTCCCCGC
This genomic interval from Sandaracinus amylolyticus contains the following:
- a CDS encoding non-ribosomal peptide synthetase, producing MSERARIQKIVPLTPMQEGLYLESLRRPGDSSYVVQLRLACEGELDTGLFRAALSDVAREIEVLRTVFLVQGKLRQIVLEQRSLPCAFEDLSELDEPAREARIAEAIAAERREGFDLARKPLLRFRVFRTGPRQHEILSTNHHVILDGWSMGLLWGEILACYEARAQGRSPAPTSTLPFSRFVEWLGSRSSEDARAYWKRELADRPENRTWPRRASTGYVRAQRTLRIDPDRTAALRAFASSSGATVSSVVLAAWTLVLRAHADSDDVTVGAVVSGRAVDFEGAAQVVGLCIQTVPVRVSAPETTPIRELVRRVHQKVALAQRHGHVPLAEIQAIAGSDRGPLFDHLFVFENYPLPEALEAREGANDPRRVRISYRESVEQPHYDLNLICMDQGGLEVRFLYDASSLDAELVAQLERQLELVLARFAAVHHGTLGDAYPLAEDERLFLVDTLNATSSPYPRDATIDALVEARAAERPDAIAVTLGAHALTYRELVARSHAVAAMIADSPRAPVALLVETDSDVIAVLLGILRAGRAYLPIDPDYPAERIGLLLRDAGVRVAIAARRFLPVLAAAGFDGAVHVLEDAVTCAGSPTLRAHGATDDAYVLYTSGSTGTPKGCVVTHRNVVRLITGLEYAPLGPGDTLLQTGALAFDASTLEIWGALANGATLALASRDALLSAASLRARIVETGASTLWLTSPLFNKLVDDDPAIFPGVRRLLVGGDVVSPRHVARAMAANPGLVVVNGYGPTENTTFSTVHVLDHCDGESSIPIGRPIRQSTAYVVDRLGRPCPIGVPGELWVGGDGVARGYLSRPELTGARFVPDPFAKAATAYRTGDLARVRPDGAIEFLGRVDHQVKIRGLRIELGEVERHLAAIPDLDEVHVAARGDRADTKVLCAWYTSRRGVIPSSVREALRATLPAWAIPTHLVRVDVMPLTRNGKIDERALPEPGSVSSGVTTVAPSTPTEAVLLALWKEVLGVTHDDIGIEDDFFDHGGHSLRIVDLHAKITRRFGVVLPIAALFEARTVRTLASRVDIARSEAWSAIEPLADRHAAVPLSPAQRRMFIVDRLSHGSTAYNVTGGLRIEGIEITREQIQRVVDTLLVRHEALRTALVIEDGVPVQRVVEGVRAVVEYDECSEERVEDELRAMVRPFDLGRPPLVRWKLLRVGERRFVLLSDAHHAVLDGWSVSVLAREILAMLGGHELPAAPVQYRDFAAWQHRAIERGELAAQERAWIEELSGELPALDLPTDRPRPRERSFRGATHRFVIPPELATALRALARRDGSTLFMTLLAVFDALLVRTSGQSEVVVGIPVAARTHSDVRATVGAFVNMLPIRTALGEGATFAELLSTVRAKCLAAYDRQDTPFETLVERLTLPKDGARNPVFDAVFTLQAPFGEVSDGTIRIGEVELDSTTAKFDLTMIARERGATIDIAIEYSTDLFRGDRIERMASHFLTLAEAACAFPETPVDRLPMLTAGERRLVVETWNDRRDARYPSDRTAHAIFEERARRRPSHPALRFEGRTTTYGELDAQANRIARALADRGVRRGDVVALLVGRSPRMIAAILAVAKAGAAYVPLDPTSPRKRLEYMLVDSGARILVTESDLGDRVSFGKRLLLDVPGWEMLDATPPDVGAHATDLLQVMYTSGSTGKPKGVLLPHRGIIRTALNRSYLEIDPDDRLLQLSNYVFDGSTFDIFGALLNGATLVLVPEHVLKDVDRVGELVREERVTKFLATTALFNLLVERARPDLEGVRAILFGGQAVSAAHVQRAFDALGPGRLVHMYGPSETSVYATHHRVDVIDETLGTIPIGVPLDHTRVYVVDRHLAPQPIGVAGEIVVGGDALALGYLNRPELTEAAFVADPFVPRGVLYRTGDIGCWLPDGTLRFLGRRDHQVKIRGLRVETGEIETRLLDHPAMRAAHVAVRDDVLGNKSLVAYVVCERAVPSGDLRSFLAEELPDYMIPAAFVALPELPLTRNGKIDDSRLPAPTESPDAPAAQPARTASERTVAAIWSEVLGPAALDVQESFFDRGGNSLTLVRVHERLVESFPGLELRLVELFEHTTIERIAALIDERVGTAAPSRAARSGDPLADARARAMRREQMRARRRPRSGEADEEEAS